In the genome of Microplitis demolitor isolate Queensland-Clemson2020A chromosome 5, iyMicDemo2.1a, whole genome shotgun sequence, the window TGATTAATAAAATCGATGAtgatagtaatattttttttttataatgattataaaagCTAAAGAACTAACATATTCAGCTACATGCGCAATTTCTTATGaaagacaaaaatatattagtagTGCCATCTAGCGACATGCTTTGGTATTTAGTTGAATGCAAGCCGTAGTAAAAGAGAGAAAAGTGATTCCCGAAGATAACTGGGTACAAAATATACCCACATAGCCATATTATCCGGAACTTGACGTTAACATTCCGGCAACTTGTTGGCGGACAGTTGATGGCAACTTACCGTCAAGTTGAATGCAATAAATGAAAGTTGCCAATAACTTGACGGAAACGTTCTCTGTAGACTTGCCTTCATATCACAGCTTCAGATTGTCGTCTACTTTCTGAAAATACCTATAAATGTATATTCAGCCgcaatagaaattattaaaggATAAATTACAATCAGGAAATTgaagtgtaattatttatgaaatggATAAACAAAACACAAGTAGGAATAGTagggatttaaataaacaaatttatttggaACGTCTCTTTTGATAATagatttaattcaaaagtgctTGCAAATTATAAGAATTTGCTGGGCAATAAGATTCAATGAAATCACGAAagtaatgattataattatagcaacgacaaaattaaattgaaggaCAAACGATAACTcggtataataaaataattttatgtcttAGATATTTATGTAGCTATCTACTCAATTTCACCACTTCCTGAGGCTTCTCAGTAACACCTCCCTGTATATTCTCGGAAAGGCCATTTAGACCGATTTCACGCTATCTAACACATTGTCAATGACGCCTTCTGCTTTTTCAGTTACGCCGTCTGCCTTATCAGTTACACCTTCTGGCTTGTCAGTAACACCTGCTTTATCAGTAACACTTTCTGCTTTTTCAGATACGCCTTCTGCTTTTTCAGTTACGCCGTCTGCCTTATCAGTTACACCTTCTGGCTTGTCAGTAACACCTTCTGATTTTTTAGTTACAACATCAGCCTTGTCAGTTACGCCTTCTGGCTTTTCAGTAACACCTGCTTTGCCAGTAACACCTTCTGATTTTTCAGTTACACCATCAGCCTTGTCAGTTACACCTGCTTTGTCAGTAACACTTTCTGCTTTTTCAGATACGCCTCCTGCTTTTTCAGTTACGCCGTCTGCCTTATCAGTTACACCTTCTGGCTTGTCAGTAACACCTTCTGATTTTTTAGTTACAACATCAGCCTTGTCAGTTACGCCTTCTGGCTTTTCAGTAACACCTGCTTTGCCAGTAACACCTTCTGATTTTTCAGTTACACCAGCAGCCTTGTCAGTTACACCTGCTTTGTCAGTAACACTTTCTGCTTTTTCAGATACGCCTCCTGCTTTTTCAGTTACGCCGTCTGCCTTATCAGTTACACCTTCTGGCTTGTCAGTAACACCTTCTGATTTTTTAGTTACAACATCAGTCTTGTCAGTTACGCCTTCTGGCTTGTCAGTAACACCTGCTTTGCCAGTAACACCTTCTGATTTTTCAGATACGCTTTCTGCTTTTTCAGTTACGCTGGCTGCCTTATCAGATACACTTTCTGGCTTGTCAGTAACACCTTCTGATTTTTCAGTTACACCATCAGCCTTGTCAGTTACACCATCAGCCTTGTCAGTTACACCTTCTGGCTTGTCAGTAACACCTGCTTTATCAGTAACACTTACTGCTTTTTCAGTTACGCCGTCTGCCTTATCAGTTACACCTTCTGGCTTGTCAGTAACACCTGCTTTGTCAGTAACACTTTCTGCTTTTTCAGATACGCCTTCTGCTTTTTCAGTTACGCCGTCTGCCTTATCAGTTACACCTGCTGGCTTGTAAGCAACACCTTCTGCTTTTTCAGTTACACCATTAGCCTTGTCAGTTACGCCTTCTGGCTTGTCAGTAACACCTGCTTTGTCAGTAACACCTTCTGATTTTTCAGTTACACCATCAGCCTTGTCAGTTACACCTTCTGGCTTGTCAGTAACATCTGCTTTGTCAGTAACACTTTCTGCTTTTTCAGATACGCTTTCTGCTTTTTCAGTTACGCTGGCTGCCTTATCAGATACACTTTCTGGCTTGTCAGTAACACCTTCTGATTTTTCAGTTACACCATCAGCCTTGTCAGTTACACCTTCTGGCTTGTCAGTAACACCTGCTTTATCAGTAACACTTACTGCTTTTTCAGTTACGCCGTCTGCCTTATCAGTTACACCTTCTGGCTTGTCAGTAACATCTGCTTTGTCAGTAACATCTGCTTTGTCAGTAACACTTTCTGCTTTTTCAGTTACATCATCAGCCTTGTCAGTTACACCATCAGCCTTGTTAGTTACACCACCAGCCTTGTCAGTTACACCTTCTGGCTTGTCAGTAACATCTGCTTTGTCAGTAACACTTTCTGCTTTTTCAGTTACATCATCAGCCTTGTCAGTTACACCTTCTGGCTTGTCAGTAACATCTGCTTTGTCAGTAACATCTGCTTTGTCAGTAACACTTTCTGCTTTTTCAGTTACATCATCAGCCTTGTCAGTTACACCATCAGCCTTGTTAGTTACACCACCAGCCTTGTCAGTTACACCTTCTGGCTTGTCAGTAACATCTGCTTTGTCAGTAACACTTTCTGCTTTTTCAGTTACATCATCAGCCTTGTCAGTTACACCATCAGCCTTGTTAGTTACACCACCAGCCTTGTCAGTTACACCATCAGCCTTGTCAGTTACACCTTCTGGCTTGTCAGTAACATCTGCTTTGTCAGTAACACTTTCTGCTTTTTCAGATACGCCTTCTGCTTTTTCAGTTACGCCGTCTGCCTTATCAGTTACACCTGCTGGCTTGTAAGCAACACCTTCTGCTTTTTCAGTTACACCATTAGCCTTGTCAGTTACGCCTTCTGGCTTGTCAGTAACACCTGCTTTGTCAGTAACACCTTCTGATTTTTCAGTTACACCATCAGCCTTGTCAGTTACACCTTCTGGCTTGTCAGTAACATCTGCTTTGTCAGTAACACTTTCTGCTTTTTCAGATACGCTTTCTGCTTTTTCAGTTACGCTGGCTGCCTTATCAAATACACTTTCTGGCTTGTCAGTAACACCTTCTGATTTTTCAGTTACACCATCAGCCTTGTCAGTTACACCTTCTGGCTTGTCAGTAACACCTGCTTTATCAGTAACACTTACTGCTTTTTCAGTTACGCCGTCTGCCTTATCAGTTACACCTTCTGGCTTGTCAGTAACATCTGCTTTGTCAGTAACATCTGCTTTGTCAGTAACACTTTCTGCTTTTTCAGTTACATCATCAGCCTTGTCAGTTACACCATCAGCCTTGTTAGTTACACCACCAGCCTTGTCAGTTACACCTTCTGGCTTGTCAGTAACATCTGCTTTGTCAGTAACACTTTCTGCTTTTTCAGTTACATCATCAGCCTTGTCAGTTACACCATCAGCCTTGTTAGTTACACCACCAGCCTTGTCAGTTACACCATCAGCCTTGTCAGTTACACCTTCTGGCTTGTCAGTAACATCTGCTTTGTCAGTAACACTTTCTGCTTTTTCAGATACGCCTTCTGCTTTTTCAGTTACGCCGTCTGCCTTATCAGATACACTTTCTGGCTTGTCAGTAACACCTTCTGATTTTTCAGTTACACCATTAGCCTTGTCAGTTACGCCTTCTGGCTTGTCAGTAACACCTGCTTTGTCAGTAACACTTTCTGCTTTTTCAGATACGCCTTCTGCTTTTTCAGTTACACCGTCTGCCTTATCAGTTACACCTTCTGGCTTGTCAGCAACACCTTCTGATTTTTTAGTTACACCATCAGCCTTGTCAGTTACACCTTCTGGCTTGTCAGTAACATCTGCTTTGTCAGTAACACTTTCTGCTTTTTCAGTTACATCATCAGCCTTGTCAGTTACACCATCAGCCTTGTTAGTTACACCACCAGCCTTGTCAGTTACACCTTCTGGCTTGTCAGTAACATCTGCTTTGTCAGTAACACTTTCTGCTTTTTCAGTTACATCATCAGCCTTGTCAGTTACACCATCAGCCTTGTTAGTTACACCACCAGCCTTGTCAGTTACACCATCAGCCTTGTCAGTTACACCTTCTGGCTTGTCAGTAACATCTGCTTTGTCAGTAACACTTTCTGCTTTTTCAGATACGCCTTCTGCTTTTTCAGTTACGCCGTCTGCCTTATCAGATACACTTTCTGGCTTGTCAGTAACATCTGCTTTGTCAGTAACACTTTCTGCTTTTTCAGTTACATCATCAGCCTTGTCAGTTACACCATCAGCCTTGTTAGTTACACCACCAGCCTTGTCAGTTACACCTTCTGGCTTGTCAGTAACATCTGCTTTGTCAGTAACACTTTCTGCTTTTTCAGTTACATCATCAGCCTTGTCAGTTACACCATCAGCCTTGTTAGTTACACCACCAGCCTTGTCAGTTACACCATCAGCCTTGTCAGTTACACCTTCTGGCTTGTCAGTAACATCTGCTTTGTCAGTAACACTTTCTGCTTTTTCAGATACGCCTTCTGCTTTTTCAGTTACGCCGTCTGCCTTGTCAGTTACACCTTCTGGCTTGTCAGTAACATCTGCTTTGTCAGTAACACTTTCTGCTTTTTCAGTTACATCATCAGCCTTGTCAGTTACACCATCAGCCTTGTTAGTTACACCATCAGCCTTGTCAGTTACACCTTCTGGCTTGTCAGTAACATCTGCTTTGTCAGTAACACTTTCTGCTTTTTCAGATACGCCTTCTGCTTTTTCAGTTACGCCGTCTGCCTTGTCAAGTACGCCTTCTGCTTTGTCAGTAACACTTTCTGGTTTGTCAGTAACACTTTCTGGTTTGTCAGTAACACTTTCTGCCTTGTCAGTTACTCCTTCTGGAGTCGTCTCTGTATCAGGATGCGTGACAAAGTCAGTAGCGACATCTACTGGCGTTTTAGATTTGGGCGACGTAATCGGTATCGTGACATTTCGTGCCGATACTCCAGAAGTGATTTTTGTACGAATGTCACCATAAACAGCTTTTAGTTCTTTTGTTATctcatttttcatttcatctaattttattgtatataattccgttttattctttaaaatttggTTGTATCTAATTATTTCACTATCAATAGTACTTTTGATACTACGCACTTGCATATCAGATTCTTCCGCAATTCTGtctttaaattcattgaaGTACGTCGCTCTTGTTTTTTCTAACTCTACATTTAAATCGCTCACacatgaatttttcatttttttaaatttttcattgaaatcaGTGAGATTATCATGTTTTTCTAATTCTCCtaaaatctctttttttttcgaatctaTTTGTCTTACTAATTCATGATTATACAATTCAAGGTGAGTTGTCACATTTTGTGTTTTCTTCTCTAGATCActatatagttttattttcttttcatgcAAATCAATGTCAAACTGCTGTTCCATAGTTTTTATCGAatgtttcaatttattttcaatatcgtccgctttattttcaagtttttgagTAGCCAATCCACTTAACTTTTCTATCTTTTTGACTATTGTATTATTAACCGTTTTAAAAACAAGCTTCATTTCTTTCATTGTTTTATCAACAGTACTATAAAACTCAGaagtaacattttttgattgtAATTGCAAATCAttgattgttttttcttttatagaaTTACTTTCATTGCTCGCTTTTGTGACTAAATTCGAAATAATCCCTTTTGCCGTCTTTGTCATAAGTTTAACATTTTCAAGTgctttattgatatttttagaatatgtCGATGTTAGATTTTTAGAAGCTATTCGTATCTCATCAATTGTCTCATTCTTTATAGAACTTCCCTTAGTTTGCATAGTTGTGATCTTAGTTGAGATGATTTCATTTGCTTTCTTGGTCATaagtttaactttattaattgcttcattaatatttttataatacacCGATGTCAGATTTTTAGATGCCATCTGTATCTCAGTAATTGTCGcgttttttatatcatttccTTCATGTTCCATCTTTCGAGCCGAATTTGTAATGATTTTAGTAGCTTTTTTAGTCATAAGTTTAACGTTTTTAAGAGCACCATTAATGGTTGCATGTGCTATTCTAATTATGTCCTTCGATTTCGAAGATAATTCTTCAATATTTTGTTGCTTTATATTAGCTGCTTCAATTCGTAAAGATTCAACCAAATTGGAATCGATTGGTTGTTCTTCCGAACTCCTGGACGGTTGCGAAGTTCGTGCCCAACATTCCTATAAtacaacaattaaaataatcccataaaaatattatctaaaaataaattatattaataataaataataataacataattcGTAAATTGATCGTTTTTAACATTTTGAACATATCGAACATTCAAAATGAATGTTCAACGTTTTTATTGTACTCAAAATGTATCTTTGTCTCACGAAtctaataaaatgtaaataaaacttagagaaaaaaCGTTACACAATggtgagaaattttttttttatttttcaaagtgaCCTTGGATGATCCGATTACGACTCATGTATTTCTAAGACCATATTTTGAACATACACAGaggtcaaaattttatttgtctcCCAAACTCAACTCGCATAGTCATGattccatatattttttttttaggaccAATTAAAGATTGCACAAGGTCAGCAAAGTTTTTATTCTCGGTCAAAGTAATTTTGCATAGTtttataagatcatatatgtTATTCTATAACCAATAAATAGGCATACGAAGATCGAAAAACGTTCAATTTACGTCTAATATTTTGACTCGGGTTagattgaaatgaaataaagcaacatattttcttaaatgatatttgtattttttaatgtttcgcaatttataattcaatagttaatcatcaattatatgaattttgatACTCGACGATCAACGCAATAAAGTgcattattttctaaaaattgttgatcaaattattgtaatttaacaaaaacattaaattttcaaatgctAGAATACATTCTAAAACTAGATCACCCCAGCAGAGAATACGATTATACAATATTACTGAGACTATCGAATCAAATTATGCCAGTATTTATCgcaatttgttaaaatttactttgtaaatttctttaaaaactaattaaattgaaagaacgaaaaaatgaatgtataattttgaaaaaggtTTGAAAACAATGagaatttgattattattatataactcatatttaatcaattctacaaatattttgtgaaatacatcttaattgatatttaagaaaatactCTTGATGGGAGAATGACACCAAATTATTTCAcaagatgattttttaatgttttttaaaaaaaaagaactaattaaaaattttatcataagcgctttaaaaaaaaaatgaacaatatTGTTGACTTACTTGAGACTTCCAAGCAACGAGAATAATAAGACAGAATATTAGACCCTTCATTGTGACTGATCCTTTCAGCTTTCTCAAAAGAACTAAACTTTCTGAACAACAATTGACATAAATCTCCCGACTAAATGCACTGACATTGTATCTAACAGATTTTCTCTATAATTTTTCGTCATTACTATTGAGGCCACTTTTTAAAAggcatattaattaaatgataaaagccTAATTAGATCGATAATAAatgatcattaaataaataggcCGCTCAGCATAGCCTAAgggaaaaagttattttttctttattctgaTACTAAACATGAAAATATCAagactatatttattattttttaatgatttagaAAAATCTTGATAAAAGAGGATTTTTTACTCGTGCAACgaataatgaaaatacataaataaagaGGTTTTTGATTTTGGtctaaatttacaaaattgacTTCTTAGGTCATAGAAAATTATTCcgattattcaatttttgtatGGTGTCTAAACTTTTATACggacataaataatttgaataagtatatttgtatatgtatgtaaattttCTGCATTTCTCGAACAAAtatccaatttttaaatttgacagtTCTTACGTCGATTAAAAAGTCCATtacaatttacttttgtaaaaatttaaaaatctattagttaaaaatttaaagttaattaaaaaatgaaattggaaaataaaataattattttgaataactcGAAAACTATAccttcttatttttaaatctacactgatagaaggatttcttagtattaaaaaagatttgttaatatttaacaaattatttcttaacggagctttatttaagaaatatttattaatatttaacaaatcatttcttaaacatcat includes:
- the LOC103569018 gene encoding microtubule-associated protein futsch; translated protein: MKGLIFCLIILVAWKSQECWARTSQPSRSSEEQPIDSNLVESLRIEAANIKQQNIEELSSKSKDIIRIAHATINGALKNVKLMTKKATKIITNSARKMEHEGNDIKNATITEIQMASKNLTSVYYKNINEAINKVKLMTKKANEIISTKITTMQTKGSSIKNETIDEIRIASKNLTSTYSKNINKALENVKLMTKTAKGIISNLVTKASNESNSIKEKTINDLQLQSKNVTSEFYSTVDKTMKEMKLVFKTVNNTIVKKIEKLSGLATQKLENKADDIENKLKHSIKTMEQQFDIDLHEKKIKLYSDLEKKTQNVTTHLELYNHELVRQIDSKKKEILGELEKHDNLTDFNEKFKKMKNSCVSDLNVELEKTRATYFNEFKDRIAEESDMQVRSIKSTIDSEIIRYNQILKNKTELYTIKLDEMKNEITKELKAVYGDIRTKITSGVSARNVTIPITSPKSKTPVDVATDFVTHPDTETTPEGVTDKAESVTDKPESVTDKPESVTDKAEGVLDKADGVTEKAEGVSEKAESVTDKADVTDKPEGVTDKADGVTNKADGVTDKADDVTEKAESVTDKADVTDKPEGVTDKADGVTEKAEGVSEKAESVTDKADVTDKPEGVTDKADGVTDKAGGVTNKADGVTDKADDVTEKAESVTDKADVTDKPEGVTDKAGGVTNKADGVTDKADDVTEKAESVTDKADVTDKPESVSDKADGVTEKAEGVSEKAESVTDKADVTDKPEGVTDKADGVTDKAGGVTNKADGVTDKADDVTEKAESVTDKADVTDKPEGVTDKAGGVTNKADGVTDKADDVTEKAESVTDKADVTDKPEGVTDKADGVTKKSEGVADKPEGVTDKADGVTEKAEGVSEKAESVTDKAGVTDKPEGVTDKANGVTEKSEGVTDKPESVSDKADGVTEKAEGVSEKAESVTDKADVTDKPEGVTDKADGVTDKAGGVTNKADGVTDKADDVTEKAESVTDKADVTDKPEGVTDKAGGVTNKADGVTDKADDVTEKAESVTDKADVTDKADVTDKPEGVTDKADGVTEKAVSVTDKAGVTDKPEGVTDKADGVTEKSEGVTDKPESVFDKAASVTEKAESVSEKAESVTDKADVTDKPEGVTDKADGVTEKSEGVTDKAGVTDKPEGVTDKANGVTEKAEGVAYKPAGVTDKADGVTEKAEGVSEKAESVTDKADVTDKPEGVTDKADGVTDKAGGVTNKADGVTDKADDVTEKAESVTDKADVTDKPEGVTDKAGGVTNKADGVTDKADDVTEKAESVTDKADVTDKADVTDKPEGVTDKADDVTEKAESVTDKADVTDKPEGVTDKAGGVTNKADGVTDKADDVTEKAESVTDKADVTDKADVTDKPEGVTDKADGVTEKAVSVTDKAGVTDKPEGVTDKADGVTEKSEGVTDKPESVSDKAASVTEKAESVSEKAESVTDKADVTDKPEGVTDKADGVTEKSEGVTDKAGVTDKPEGVTDKANGVTEKAEGVAYKPAGVTDKADGVTEKAEGVSEKAESVTDKAGVTDKPEGVTDKADGVTEKAVSVTDKAGVTDKPEGVTDKADGVTDKADGVTEKSEGVTDKPESVSDKAASVTEKAESVSEKSEGVTGKAGVTDKPEGVTDKTDVVTKKSEGVTDKPEGVTDKADGVTEKAGGVSEKAESVTDKAGVTDKAAGVTEKSEGVTGKAGVTEKPEGVTDKADVVTKKSEGVTDKPEGVTDKADGVTEKAGGVSEKAESVTDKAGVTDKADGVTEKSEGVTGKAGVTEKPEGVTDKADVVTKKSEGVTDKPEGVTDKADGVTEKAEGVSEKAESVTDKAGVTDKPEGVTDKADGVTEKAEGVIDNVLDSVKSV